A genomic window from Chrysoperla carnea chromosome 3, inChrCarn1.1, whole genome shotgun sequence includes:
- the LOC123294815 gene encoding 4-coumarate--CoA ligase 1-like isoform X1: MVILSTEQKTEEVIIKGPNDPLVQDCSLGAFILYKLTQHADKISQIYSLTGESYKHIDIKTRSIRVAKELSSRGVGLGDVVSICSANTPSSALPLLAAMYIGAPISPLDPSLNKFDIKHLMNITAPKIIFTEESCLKNIEEVVDELHLSTEIVVFGESDKHIPFSQFLSESIDIDDFEPVNFPNPQDHIALLMSSSGTTGLPKCVVLSHAAILFQLQIAVLAGLPPGVSVLNMSSLFWITGILVTLFAIALGAVRIITPPFEPEHTLKTIEKYKITWMILGVTFFSRMVTYPKASDFDLSCAQMVCISGAKASEQHLAEGRKVFPRALITSSYGLTETSGAIFKIDYSKPASLGRLFPGLECKVVDIENGASLGPDKKGEFCFKGRPLFSGYYKNEKATNEAIDKDGWLHTGDLGYYDDEECFYIEGRIKEQFKCKGWQISPVELESVLLEHPAIKEAAVIGVPHKVDVARPKAFIVKRQNSEATVQEIHSYMKERMNPNKQITGGIVFVESLPTTPTGKIQKRALVELAKQYLTDDE, from the exons ATGGTCATATTATCAACGGAACAAAAAACGGAAGAAGTCATTATTAAAGGACCCAACGATCCATTGGTCCAAGATTGTAGTTTAGGAGCATTTATTCTGTATAAATTAACACAACATGCAGACAAAATATCACAA atatactCTTTAACTGGAGAATCATACAAacatattgatataaaaactcGAAGTATTCGAGTTGCTAAGGAATTAAGTTCTCGGGGCGTTGGTTTAGGTGATGTTGTATCAATTTGCTCTGCTAATACTCCATCTTCTGCCTTACCATTACTAGCTGCAATGTATATAGGTGCACCAATAAGTCCATTGGATCCAAGTTTAAATAAgt TTGATATAAAACATTTGATGAACATCACGgctccaaaaattatatttactgaaGAAAGTtgccttaaaaatattgaagaagtTGTCGATGAATTACATTTGTCAACGGAAATAGTGGTTTTTGGTGAATCCGATAAGCATATACCCTTCTCACAATTTTTATCCGAATCAATTGATATTGATGATTTTGAGCCAGTTAACTTCCCAAATCCACAAGATCATATTGCATTACTGATGTCTTCCAGTGGTACTACCGGCTTACCGAAATGTGTTGTACTTTCTCACGCAGCAATTCTTTTCCAACTTCAAATAGCTGT ACTAGCTGGACTTCCACCAGGCGTGTCAGTCTTAAATATGTCTTCATTATTCTGGATAACTGGTATATTAGTTACATTATTTGCGATTGCACTTGGTGCGGTTCGCATTATAACACCGCCCTTCGAACCGGAACATActttgaaaacaattgaaaaatataaaattacatggATGATTCTTGGTGTAACATTCTTTTCACGTATGGTTACATATCCAAAAGCAAGTGATTTTGATTTAAGCTGCGCTCAAATGGTTTGTATTAGTGGCGCTAAAGCAAGTGAACAACATTTAGCTGAAGGCAGAAAAGTTTTCCCACGTGCTTTAATAACCTCCAGTTATGGTTTAACTGAAACATCTGgcgcaattttcaaaatagattaTTCAAAACCCGCATCTTTAGGTCGTTTATTTCCTGGGCTAGAGTGTAAA gtGGTTGATATCGAAAATGGTGCATCTCTAGGGCCTGACAAAAAAGGTGAATTCTGTTTCAAAGGAAGACCATTATTCTCtggatattataaaaatgaaaaagcaaCTAACGAAGCAATTGATAAAGACGGCTGGTTACACACTGGAGATCTTGGTTACTATGATGATGAGGAATGTTTTTATATCGAAGGACGAATTAAGGAACAATTTAAATGTAAAGGATGGCAg ATATCACCCGTGGAATTGGAGTCAGTATTGCTAGAACATCCAGCAATCAAAGAAGCTGCTGTAATAGGAGTGCCACATAAAGTTGATGTGGCAAGACCTAAAGCTTTCATTGTAAAACGACAAAACTCAGAGGCAACAGTACAAGAAATACATTCATACATGAAAGAACGCATGAATCCAAATAAACAAATCACCGGTGGTATTGTATTTGTTGAGTCTTTACCAACAACACCAACAGGAAAAATCCAAAAAAGAGCTTTAGTGGAACTAGCAAAGCAGTATTTAACGGATGATGAATAA
- the LOC123294815 gene encoding 4-coumarate--CoA ligase 1-like isoform X4, translating into MVSTQQETGEIILKGPKFPLSQDCSLGTLILDKLTKHGDKISQIYSLTGESYKHIDIKTRSIRVAKELSSRGVGLGDVVSICSANTPSSALPLLAAMYIGAPISPLDPSLNKFDIKHLMNITAPKIIFTEESCLKNIEEVVDELHLSTEIVVFGESDKHIPFSQFLSESIDIDDFEPVNFPNPQDHIALLMSSSGTTGLPKCVVLSHAAILFQLQIAVLAGLPPGVSVLNMSSLFWITGILVTLFAIALGAVRIITPPFEPEHTLKTIEKYKITWMILGVTFFSRMVTYPKASDFDLSCAQMVCISGAKASEQHLAEGRKVFPRALITSSYGLTETSGAIFKIDYSKPASLGRLFPGLECKVVDIENGASLGPDKKGEFCFKGRPLFSGYYKNEKATNEAIDKDGWLHTGDLGYYDDEECFYIEGRIKEQFKCKGWQISPVELESVLLEHPAIKEAAVIGVPHKVDVARPKAFIVKRQNSEATVQEIHSYMKERMNPNKQITGGIVFVESLPTTPTGKIQKRALVELAKQYLTDDE; encoded by the exons atatactCTTTAACTGGAGAATCATACAAacatattgatataaaaactcGAAGTATTCGAGTTGCTAAGGAATTAAGTTCTCGGGGCGTTGGTTTAGGTGATGTTGTATCAATTTGCTCTGCTAATACTCCATCTTCTGCCTTACCATTACTAGCTGCAATGTATATAGGTGCACCAATAAGTCCATTGGATCCAAGTTTAAATAAgt TTGATATAAAACATTTGATGAACATCACGgctccaaaaattatatttactgaaGAAAGTtgccttaaaaatattgaagaagtTGTCGATGAATTACATTTGTCAACGGAAATAGTGGTTTTTGGTGAATCCGATAAGCATATACCCTTCTCACAATTTTTATCCGAATCAATTGATATTGATGATTTTGAGCCAGTTAACTTCCCAAATCCACAAGATCATATTGCATTACTGATGTCTTCCAGTGGTACTACCGGCTTACCGAAATGTGTTGTACTTTCTCACGCAGCAATTCTTTTCCAACTTCAAATAGCTGT ACTAGCTGGACTTCCACCAGGCGTGTCAGTCTTAAATATGTCTTCATTATTCTGGATAACTGGTATATTAGTTACATTATTTGCGATTGCACTTGGTGCGGTTCGCATTATAACACCGCCCTTCGAACCGGAACATActttgaaaacaattgaaaaatataaaattacatggATGATTCTTGGTGTAACATTCTTTTCACGTATGGTTACATATCCAAAAGCAAGTGATTTTGATTTAAGCTGCGCTCAAATGGTTTGTATTAGTGGCGCTAAAGCAAGTGAACAACATTTAGCTGAAGGCAGAAAAGTTTTCCCACGTGCTTTAATAACCTCCAGTTATGGTTTAACTGAAACATCTGgcgcaattttcaaaatagattaTTCAAAACCCGCATCTTTAGGTCGTTTATTTCCTGGGCTAGAGTGTAAA gtGGTTGATATCGAAAATGGTGCATCTCTAGGGCCTGACAAAAAAGGTGAATTCTGTTTCAAAGGAAGACCATTATTCTCtggatattataaaaatgaaaaagcaaCTAACGAAGCAATTGATAAAGACGGCTGGTTACACACTGGAGATCTTGGTTACTATGATGATGAGGAATGTTTTTATATCGAAGGACGAATTAAGGAACAATTTAAATGTAAAGGATGGCAg ATATCACCCGTGGAATTGGAGTCAGTATTGCTAGAACATCCAGCAATCAAAGAAGCTGCTGTAATAGGAGTGCCACATAAAGTTGATGTGGCAAGACCTAAAGCTTTCATTGTAAAACGACAAAACTCAGAGGCAACAGTACAAGAAATACATTCATACATGAAAGAACGCATGAATCCAAATAAACAAATCACCGGTGGTATTGTATTTGTTGAGTCTTTACCAACAACACCAACAGGAAAAATCCAAAAAAGAGCTTTAGTGGAACTAGCAAAGCAGTATTTAACGGATGATGAATAA